From a region of the Flavobacterium sediminilitoris genome:
- a CDS encoding adenylosuccinate synthase: protein MTVDLLLGLQWGDEGKGKIVDVLTSNYDIIARFQGGPNAGHTLEFDGIKHVLRTIPSGIFHKNAINIIGNGVVIDPVVFQKELEGLEKFKMDVTSKLLISRKAHLILPTHRLLDAASEASKGKAKIGSTLKGIGPTYMDKTGRNGLRVGDIELEDFKLRYRTLADKHEAMISFYNVDLQYDLKEMEEEFFKSIEDLKKLTFIDSEEYLNNALKSGKSILAEGAQGSLLDVDFGTYPFVTSSNTTAAGACTGLGIAPNKVKDVYGIFKAYTTRVGSGPFPTELFDNDGDTMAKVGNEFGSVTGRARRCGWLDLVALKYAVQVNGVTQLYMMKGDVLSGFETLKVCTAYKYKGKEINHLPYNIEPENITPIFTEMKGWKADLTGMTNYDELPIELKNYIEFIEKEVEVPIKVISVGPDRKQTITK from the coding sequence ATTATGATATTATTGCTCGTTTTCAAGGAGGTCCAAATGCTGGACATACTTTAGAATTTGACGGAATTAAGCATGTCCTTAGAACAATTCCTTCAGGAATATTTCATAAAAATGCAATCAATATTATTGGTAATGGAGTCGTAATTGACCCAGTTGTTTTTCAAAAAGAGTTAGAAGGACTAGAAAAATTCAAAATGGATGTTACATCTAAATTGCTTATTTCTAGAAAAGCTCATTTAATTTTACCAACGCACCGTTTACTTGATGCTGCTTCTGAAGCTTCAAAAGGAAAAGCTAAAATTGGTTCTACACTAAAAGGTATTGGTCCAACTTATATGGACAAAACTGGTAGAAATGGATTAAGAGTTGGTGATATTGAACTAGAAGATTTTAAACTTAGATATAGAACTCTAGCCGACAAACATGAAGCTATGATTTCTTTTTATAATGTAGATTTACAATATGATTTAAAAGAAATGGAAGAAGAATTCTTTAAGTCTATTGAAGATTTAAAGAAACTAACTTTTATAGATAGCGAAGAATATCTAAATAACGCATTAAAAAGCGGAAAATCAATTCTTGCAGAAGGTGCTCAAGGCTCATTATTAGATGTTGATTTTGGAACTTATCCATTTGTTACATCTTCAAATACAACTGCTGCTGGTGCTTGTACAGGGCTAGGAATTGCCCCAAACAAAGTAAAAGATGTTTATGGAATTTTTAAAGCTTACACTACAAGAGTAGGTAGCGGACCATTCCCTACAGAGTTATTTGACAATGATGGAGATACAATGGCAAAAGTAGGAAACGAATTTGGTTCTGTTACTGGTCGTGCCCGTCGTTGTGGTTGGTTAGATTTAGTAGCATTAAAATATGCTGTTCAAGTTAATGGTGTTACTCAATTATACATGATGAAAGGCGATGTACTTTCTGGATTTGAAACCTTAAAAGTTTGTACAGCTTATAAATATAAAGGAAAAGAAATAAATCATCTTCCATATAACATTGAACCAGAAAACATCACTCCTATTTTTACAGAAATGAAAGGATGGAAAGCTGATTTAACAGGAATGACAAACTATGATGAATTGCCAATAGAATTGAAAAATTATATAGAATTCATTGAAAAAGAAGTTGAAGTACCAATTAAAGTTATATCGGTTGGCCCAGACAGGAAACAAACGAT